TAAGCGTTATACCGTAAAAAGCATAAGCAGAGAAGTTAAAAAACTTGGAGTCAATGAGCAATATGGCGGTAATTATAATTACTGAAGTTAAAATCCAGATTAGTTGTTTACCATAATTACGACTCATGTCAAAAATGCTCGAATGATCAGCATCATAAACTGCAGCATAAATGTTAAGCCATCCAATTAATACTAAGCACAAATAAATAATGATCGTGATCCAATCAACGTTATAAAAAGGGCTGGTTTGTTGTTTCTGGTTCATTGTTAACGCTGTGCTTTCTCTTTTTTAATTGTTTCGAGCTTCTCTTCTTTGCTTGGCTGCGCTGTTATTCCAGTTTTCTTTGTGTCAGAAGTGGTTGGTTTACCATCCTTGGTTTTAATGGTCGCCCCCTTTGGAGTATCTTCTTTCTTTTTGATATTACCGCTGGCATTAAATTCGTCACCAGGCAATAAACTAGCATTTAAGATACGATCCTCATAATATTTAGGTCGTGTTATCGAGTCTCGGACGTATTTTTCAATCATCAAACTGGCAATTGGAGCCGCCCATGTAGCACCATAACCTGCATTTTCTACCATAACCGCTATCGCAATCTTTGGGTTGTCTTTTGGAGCAAAACCCATAAACACAGAGTGGTTTTTACCATGTGGATTTTGGGCTGTTCCTGTTTTTCCACAAATTGAAATATCAGCAATTCGGGCATTGGTTGCTGTACCTGCCAGAATTACCCTTTCCATTCCATCTATTACCGGAGGAAAGTATCTCTGATCAATGCCAACATAATTTTTTTCTGAAAACTCAGGGCGAATATGTTTTTTATCACCAATGGCTTTTACCAAGTGAGGGCGATAATAATAACCACGATTGGCTATAGCCGCCATAACGTTTGCCATTTGTAAAGGTGTAATGCCCAATTCCCCCTGGCCAATTGCTAAAGAAATCACCGTTGATGACTTCCAATGGTTAGCTCCATAAATCTTATCGTAATACTTATGGGTTGGTAATAATCCCTTTAGTTCATTTGGTAAATCAATCTCCAATTTGGTTCCAATTCCAAATTTCGCAATCGCATCTCTCCAAGCGGTATATGCATCCTCAGAGGTCATTCCAGGGTGATTATCAATCATTGTTTTAAAAGCCCAGCAATAATAAGCATTACATGAGTTCTGGATCGATTCAACCATGTTTTGAGGCGAGTGATTGTGTTCGCATTTTACAAAATGCCCCCCTGCACGATAACCCCCGCCACATGGGAAGCGCTGCTCTGGGGTGATAAGCCCCATTTGTTGGCCAATGAGCGCTTGAATAGCCTTAAAAGTTGATCCTGGTGGATATTGAGCTTGAATAGGTCGGATAAATAATGGTTTTAGCGGATCCTTCAATAATTTCATGTAATTGTTTCCCCGCACACGGCCTACCAAAAGGTTGGGGTCGTAATTAGGTGCACTTACAAATGCTAAAATTTCACCAGTTGAAGGCTCAATGGCAACAATACTACCTAATTTATTTTTCATTAGGTCTTCGCCGTACTTTTGAAGCTTGGCATCTAATGAAGTAATCATTCTGTCGCCTGGAACAGCAGCAGTATCGTATTTTCCTTCGTCAAAACTTCCCTGCTCCCGATTGAATACATCCACCATTACACGCTTAATACCACGTTGACCACGTAACAATTGTTCGTAAGATCGTTCGATACCACTTATTCCTATGTAATCTCCCTGACGATAATCACCTTTAGAAAGTTCAATAATTCTATCATTGACCTCCCCGATATATCCTAAGACGTGAGCTGCAATTGGTTCTGGATATTTTCTGAGCGTTCGATTTTGTACGAAGAACCCAGGGAATTGAAACAGATGCTCTTGTAACCGGGCATAAGTTTCAGATGAAAGTTGCTTTTCAAGCAAAGAGGCCTTTACAGGGGAAAACTCCCGGGCCTTTTTTAATTTACCTATGAACTTTTCTTTTTCTACCTCGATTAGCTGACAAAGTAATAGCGTGTCAAACTGCTTAATGCTTTTGGGAACCACCATTAAGTCGTAAACAGGTTCATTTTGAACCAAAATAGTGTTGTTTCGGTCATAAATTACTCCTCTTGGAGGGTAGACAACCAAACGTCTTAATACATTATTGTTGGCAAAATCCAGATATCGGTCGTCGATTATTTGAATATAAAACAGGCGAGCAATAAGCAAAAAAACAGCCGTAAGGATAATCGACTGAATTATAAATTTCCGCTGAAAAAAACTGTTCATTAACGTCTTTTGCTACCGAATAAATACTGACTAATAATAATCAAAGTTAAGGTATATATCGAACTTATAAGTGCTTTGGTTGTAGCTGAAATAAATTCGCTAATGCGGAAGTACTCAATGTTCAATAAAAATACGTGGTGAATGATCACCATAATGGCACTATAAGTAAAAAACCACTTAAAGCTGTAGTTTCTTATAGTTGGTTCAGGTAAAAATTCACCTCCTTTGGGTATCATCACTGTCAAAAGTCCAATTCTGCAGAATGCTGTTAAAACACATGCTGAAGCATGTAGTCCAATTGTGTTTGAAAATACATCAACAGAAAATCCTAATGCAAATGAAAGCAAAAATACCCAAAACGTAGGCATTGAAACCGGTAACAGAATAATGAATAGGATGTATAAATATGGAACTGCAATGTTATACAGCGAAAGATTAGTTAAGAAAAATACCTGAAATATAACCAGGAATATGAATCGGAATATGTTAGCAGCAATAAGTCTAATCATGGCTCAAATTGGATTCGAGTTTCTGCTTTTCTTGAATGAATTTATCTTGAACAACGTAAACGTATTGTAAACGTTGAAAATCAGTTGAAAGTAACACTTCAACATTAAGTAAGCTTTCGCCAGTTTGCTTAGGAGCGTCTATCACTTTTCCTAATGATACATTTTCAGGAAATAATGAGTATCCGGTTGTAACAACTTTTTCTCCTTTTTTTACCGTTACGTGATTCGGGATTTCTTTTAAGACAGCAATACGCGGATTAGTGCCTTGCCATACTAAAGATCCGATTACGTTTGTTGAAGCCAACTTAACACTGATTTTACTGTCTTTGTGTAATAAAGACATCACAGTACAAAAGTGATCCGATACATCTCTTACAATACCCACAACACCTTGGTCTGCAATAACTCCCATGCCCGGTTTTATTCCATGACGAGCACCTCTGTTTAAGGTAAGGAAGTTGCTCTGATAATTAACTGTGTTGTTAACAACCTTGGCTTCTATATATGAGTACTGCTGAATTTTCATGGAATCTTGCTTCAGAGTATCAACAATAGTAGCTTTTTTAACGGAATCATTATAGAAAACCGAAGGAAGCATGTTCCGAAGTTTGGCGTTTTCAGCAACTAAACTATCATTAACACGACCCAGTTGAAGGTAGCTTTTAAAGTCGTTTGAAGCTGAATAAAGATTTCCTATGAAGTGGTTGGATGAATTAATAAATGTAGTTTTTTGGTAGTCGTTATTTTGAATAAGCAGAATAATTGCGATAACCTCAAAAATAACAAACAGAAAGAATGCGTGGAAACGAAGTATGAATAGCCAAAGGTTACGCATTGGTTTAGTTTAATGGTGTGAATGATTAAACGAAAGAATGATAGAGTGTTTGAATTATTCGCCCATTCTATCATTCCGTCATTCTTTCATCGTATTGTTTACGGCATCAAAAATCTGAAATTCTCAATATTTTTAAGTGCGATACCAGTACCGCGAACAACTGCACGAAGTGGGTCTTCTGCAACATGCACAGGCAGTTTGGTTTTAGCAGCAATACGCTTATCTAAACCACGTAATAAAGCACCTCCACCAGTTAAGTAGATACCAGTTTGGAAAATATCGGCAGAAAGTTCAGGAGGAGTAATCTCCAAGGCTTTCAAAATTGCTTCTTCAATTTTTGAAATCGATTTATCTAAGCAGTGTGCAATTTCGGTATACGAAACCATGATTTGCTTAGGAACACCAGTCATCAAATCGCGACCTTGAACGGCGAAATCAGCAGGAGGTTCTTGTAATTCAGCCAAAGCTGAACCAACCTCGATTTTAATTTTTTCCGCAGTACGGTCTCCAATTAAAATATTGTGCTGACGACGCATATAGTTTACAATATCCGAATCGAAGTTATCACCGGCTACGCGAATCGATTGATCGCAAACGATACCTCCTAAGGCAATAACGGCAATTTCGGTAGTTCCACCACCAATATCAATAATCATGTTGCCCATTGGCTCTTCCACATCAATACCAATACCGATTGCAGCAGCCATAGGTTCATGGATTAAGTATACTTCTTTTGCTCCGGCAATTTCTGCTGAGTCACGTACGGCACGTTTCTCAACTTCAGTAATACCCGAAGGGATACAAATAACCATACGGAGAGAAGGGAATAACCATCCTTTACCACCATTGATCATTTTGATAAACCCACGGATCATGTGTTCGGCAGCGTCAAAGTCGGCAATTACACCGTCTTTTAATGGTCGAACTGTTTTAATATTCTCATGCGTTTTACCATCCATTTGCATTGCCTGTCGGCCAATGGCGATCATCTTGCCACTTTTGCGGTCAAGGGCCACTATTGACGGCTCATCAACTACTACTTTATCGTTATGGATAATTAGGGTATTGGCAGTACCTAAATCAATTGCGATTTCCTGGGTAAAAAAGTTAAACAGTCCCATTCGGTTGTCGTTCGGTTATAATTATTAATTCTTACTTACTTGTTTACGAAACATGCCTGATTTTTAGATTAACTAGCTGTTAAATATAAAAATTAATGTTTAAAATGACGCACTCCTGTAAATACCATCGCAACATTATTATTATTGCAATACTCAATCGAGTCTTTGTCTTTAATTGAACCACCTGGTTGTAATACTGCAGTAATACCTGCCTGGTGGGCAATTTCAACACAATCAGGGAATGGGAAGAATGCATCAGAAGCCATTACTGCGCCTTTTAAATCAAATCCGAAAGTTTCAGCTTTTAAAATGGCCTGTTTTAGGGCATCTACACGAGAGGTTTGTCCAACGCCACTTGCCAATAAAACATCACCCTTTACTAACACAATTGTGTTCGATTTAGTATGTTTTACTAATTTATTTGCGAAAAATAAATCTTTCAGCTCGGCCTCTGTAGGAGCTTTGGTTGTAACGGTTTGCATTTGAGCCGGGCCTTCCATTGAAAGGTCTTTGTCTTGCTCGATTACACCATTTAATAAAGTTTTAAATTGTTTGGCAGGTAACGCTACCGGTTTTTGACGTAAAATAATACGGTTTTTCTTTTCGGTTAAAATACTCAATGCATCAGTATCATATTCAGGAGCAATTAACACTTCAAAGAATAACTTATTGATTTCGCTTGCTGTTGCAGCATCAACTTTGCGATTAGTGATTAATACACCTCCAAAAGCTGAAACAGGATCGCACGCTAAAGCAGCGTCCCAAGCATCTTTTAAAACAGAACGTGTAGCTACACCACAAGCATTATTATGTTTTAAAATTGCGAAAGTTGGTTCTGTAAACTCTTCAATTAACAAAACGGCAGCATCTACGTCAACCAAGTTGTTGTAAGATAGCTCTTTGCCGTTTAGTTTATCAAACATCGCATCAAGGTTTCCGTAGAAAATACCTTTTTGATGAGGGTTTTCTCCGTAACGTAGAACTGATGCAGTTTGAACGCTTTGTTTGAACACGGTTAAAGGTTCAACATTATTGAACCAGTTGAAAATTGCTGTGTCGTAATGAGATGAAACATTAAAGGCACGTTTAGCAAGTTCTTTACGTTGCTCAATGCTTGAAATGCCGTCTTGTTCTTTCAAAATTTGTTCTACGAATCCGTAGTCATTTTTTGAAGCAACAATCAGTACGTCTTTATGATTTTTAGCGGCTGCACGAATTAGTGAGATTCCACCGATATCAATTTTTTCAATAATGTCTTGTTCAGATGCGCCAGAAGCCAAAGTTTCTTCAAACGGATAAAGGTCAACTATTACAAGGTCAATTTCAGGAATTGTGTATTCAGTCAACTGCTCTTGATCTGACTCATTTGCTCTGCGAGCGAGAATGCCGCCAAAAATTTTAGGGTGAAGTGTTTTAACACGACCGCCTAAAATGGAAGGATAGCTGGTCATATCTTCAACCGGTGTAACAGGTACACCAAGTTCACGAATGAAAG
Above is a window of Solitalea lacus DNA encoding:
- the mreC gene encoding rod shape-determining protein MreC — its product is MRNLWLFILRFHAFFLFVIFEVIAIILLIQNNDYQKTTFINSSNHFIGNLYSASNDFKSYLQLGRVNDSLVAENAKLRNMLPSVFYNDSVKKATIVDTLKQDSMKIQQYSYIEAKVVNNTVNYQSNFLTLNRGARHGIKPGMGVIADQGVVGIVRDVSDHFCTVMSLLHKDSKISVKLASTNVIGSLVWQGTNPRIAVLKEIPNHVTVKKGEKVVTTGYSLFPENVSLGKVIDAPKQTGESLLNVEVLLSTDFQRLQYVYVVQDKFIQEKQKLESNLSHD
- a CDS encoding rod shape-determining protein, with translation MGLFNFFTQEIAIDLGTANTLIIHNDKVVVDEPSIVALDRKSGKMIAIGRQAMQMDGKTHENIKTVRPLKDGVIADFDAAEHMIRGFIKMINGGKGWLFPSLRMVICIPSGITEVEKRAVRDSAEIAGAKEVYLIHEPMAAAIGIGIDVEEPMGNMIIDIGGGTTEIAVIALGGIVCDQSIRVAGDNFDSDIVNYMRRQHNILIGDRTAEKIKIEVGSALAELQEPPADFAVQGRDLMTGVPKQIMVSYTEIAHCLDKSISKIEEAILKALEITPPELSADIFQTGIYLTGGGALLRGLDKRIAAKTKLPVHVAEDPLRAVVRGTGIALKNIENFRFLMP
- the purH gene encoding bifunctional phosphoribosylaminoimidazolecarboxamide formyltransferase/IMP cyclohydrolase, which produces MNHPLKVKNALISVYYKDNLEPIIKELNRLGVTIFSTGGTEAFIRELGVPVTPVEDMTSYPSILGGRVKTLHPKIFGGILARRANESDQEQLTEYTIPEIDLVIVDLYPFEETLASGASEQDIIEKIDIGGISLIRAAAKNHKDVLIVASKNDYGFVEQILKEQDGISSIEQRKELAKRAFNVSSHYDTAIFNWFNNVEPLTVFKQSVQTASVLRYGENPHQKGIFYGNLDAMFDKLNGKELSYNNLVDVDAAVLLIEEFTEPTFAILKHNNACGVATRSVLKDAWDAALACDPVSAFGGVLITNRKVDAATASEINKLFFEVLIAPEYDTDALSILTEKKNRIILRQKPVALPAKQFKTLLNGVIEQDKDLSMEGPAQMQTVTTKAPTEAELKDLFFANKLVKHTKSNTIVLVKGDVLLASGVGQTSRVDALKQAILKAETFGFDLKGAVMASDAFFPFPDCVEIAHQAGITAVLQPGGSIKDKDSIEYCNNNNVAMVFTGVRHFKH
- the mrdA gene encoding penicillin-binding protein 2 — protein: MNSFFQRKFIIQSIILTAVFLLIARLFYIQIIDDRYLDFANNNVLRRLVVYPPRGVIYDRNNTILVQNEPVYDLMVVPKSIKQFDTLLLCQLIEVEKEKFIGKLKKAREFSPVKASLLEKQLSSETYARLQEHLFQFPGFFVQNRTLRKYPEPIAAHVLGYIGEVNDRIIELSKGDYRQGDYIGISGIERSYEQLLRGQRGIKRVMVDVFNREQGSFDEGKYDTAAVPGDRMITSLDAKLQKYGEDLMKNKLGSIVAIEPSTGEILAFVSAPNYDPNLLVGRVRGNNYMKLLKDPLKPLFIRPIQAQYPPGSTFKAIQALIGQQMGLITPEQRFPCGGGYRAGGHFVKCEHNHSPQNMVESIQNSCNAYYCWAFKTMIDNHPGMTSEDAYTAWRDAIAKFGIGTKLEIDLPNELKGLLPTHKYYDKIYGANHWKSSTVISLAIGQGELGITPLQMANVMAAIANRGYYYRPHLVKAIGDKKHIRPEFSEKNYVGIDQRYFPPVIDGMERVILAGTATNARIADISICGKTGTAQNPHGKNHSVFMGFAPKDNPKIAIAVMVENAGYGATWAAPIASLMIEKYVRDSITRPKYYEDRILNASLLPGDEFNASGNIKKKEDTPKGATIKTKDGKPTTSDTKKTGITAQPSKEEKLETIKKEKAQR
- a CDS encoding rod shape-determining protein MreD, with the translated sequence MIRLIAANIFRFIFLVIFQVFFLTNLSLYNIAVPYLYILFIILLPVSMPTFWVFLLSFALGFSVDVFSNTIGLHASACVLTAFCRIGLLTVMIPKGGEFLPEPTIRNYSFKWFFTYSAIMVIIHHVFLLNIEYFRISEFISATTKALISSIYTLTLIIISQYLFGSKRR